The Brassica oleracea var. oleracea cultivar TO1000 chromosome C6, BOL, whole genome shotgun sequence genomic interval GTCTTGTTGGTCGTCTTATATACCTTACTTTTACTCGACCGGACTTGAACTACATCATCCACATTCTCTCGCAGTTCATGCAAAAACCGTTGGAAGCTCATTGGCTTGCGGCTCTTTGTGTTGTCCGTTATTTAAAAGGCACACCGGATCAAGGAATCATGTTAAAGGCTGCGTGTAACATGCAGATTACTGCATACTGTGATGCCCATTGGTCGGCATGTCCTACTACTAGACGCTCTCTTAGCGCCTATGTTATCTTTCTTGGGGACTCTCTGGTCTCTTGGCGAACAATCAAGCAGCGTACAGTCTCGTGATCTTCGGCTGAATCAGAGTATAGAGCCATGGCTGATACAACGTGTGAATTGATTTGGCTTAAGCGACTTATAGTTATGCTTCGTTTCCAGCATTCTCAACCTATTTCTCTACATTGCTATAGCAAATCAGCAATTCATATTGCTACTAATCCAGTTTTCCATGAACGTACTAAACATGTCGAAAATGATTGTCATACTACAAGGGATGCAGTAAATGCCAAGTTTCTCACATTGAAACATCTATCTACTAAGGAACAACCGGCTGATATTCTCACTAAAGCTCTTCCTACACCAACTTTTCAGTATTTGCTGTTCAAGTTAGGCATTCGAGATACCTCATTGCCAACTTGAGGCGGAGTAAAGGGATAAACATGATAATATGATTTCCCTATTGTTATGGGACTAGATAACCTTTACCTAGCTAGCATAGGATATTCTTACGTTCTATATATACTCAGCCTATTATATCAATAAACCCACGCTTTCATAATATATTTCAAAACGTTATACTATTTTATGCAAAAACCAATATATTCAGTCCCAGATATATATAATAAAAAATTGTCAAAAATAATTGAAGAAAGGCTGCCCATGTGGGCACTTCCAAGTAATCTCCAGAATCGATGCTTCAAATACATTGGATGTTACTAAACAACACATATATGAACAAACAAACACCCACAAAAGAAGATCAGAAGACCCGATCTTTGTTATAAACACACAACTTCTCTCTTTTTAGAATATCTTGTCTTCATTTTCTTACAACTTTCTAGTCTTTCTCTACTTTTTTCAGTCTCTAGTTTGAAAAGGAAATGGATCTTGTAAGTTCGAGTGAATCATTTATTGATGATCTTATAGAAGATTACTGGTTCTTTGAGAACTTATTTACCAGGAGATCGAGAGCCTTAAGGTATTGTCACTCAGATCCTTACCCTTCTTCTTCTTCTTTGACTTGTCCTGAAAAAATGGGAGATTCAGATGAGAGGAAATATCTAGAAGCTTCCACAGTGCGATGTTTGATCAGGGCAGCTTCGGTAGATGGAAGAGAAAGAGGATCCGAGACGAAGCAGTTGTCTGAAAATATTATGGTTCAAGAACAGACACCATTTATGTCTTTCTTGCATAAGAAGGAACCTGTGGTTCTTCCCAAATCTGGATCTCGCTCGGCTCCGGGGAAGATTCAAGAACCTTCCACAGAGCGCAGTTTGATCCGGGCACCTTCTTTGCCACCTCGGATAGACAAAAGAGAAATGGACTTAGAGGCAAAGAAGATGATTAATAAGCTGACACGGCAGTTCTCTGAGAAGATTAGGGTTCTAGAACCAACGACAACGAGTGATCGTTTCTTGCAGAAGAAGAAAAATCTTGCTCCAAAGAAAGGTAGTAATACTGAAAGGAACAGAAGAGGAGCTGATAGTAGTAGCAGTGTCAAGATTAGTTTGCAAAGAACTCATACGATGCCAAATAACATTAGAAGAGGAGAAGATGAACTTGAAGATCAAGAAACCGACTCAAGAATGGGATTCTTGATCCGTGAAGCTCTTGCAAGCTCACAAAATGTTCAAAAGGTAAATAAAATGATTCACTCTATATGCCAAAAAAAAAAAAAAAAAAATCTGAAAAGCTTTGAATCTTGAAATGTAGGTTTCAGGCAATCAAAGGCAGAGACCACCGAGAAACTTGAAGTCAGAAGCAACTGTTTTGGTCAAACAAACAAGCCCAAGTCCCAAAACGCTGCGTAAAACGGTAAGCAGCATAGAAACAGCCAAAGAGATTCAAGGTTATGATGATCAAGTGGTCGAGCCACGTGTTGTGAAAGGGTTAGCTACACCACCTAGGGTTCCGAAGGATACAAGGAAAGAAATGAAGGATCAGATCAAGTTTTGGGCTCGAGCTGTAGCTAGTAATGTCCGACAAGAGTGCTGAAAATTCTTCTAATTACACTAATTAACTCTGTTCTTGTATGGCACTATTCCGTACTGATGATTCTTATCTTGAACTCTATTGTGTTTATTTTCTTTCTGATCCTCCTGAAATAATAAGATTCTTCTGTTTATGTGATGATGATGTTCTTTATTTTTTTTTTTTGCAAGAAAAAAAGTCATGATTATCATGAAGAAAAGGGGTTGAGAGAAAACAACAAGGAAGAACATTATAATAATGAATCTTAATGAAAAATTTATATTTAAAACCAAAAGAAAGAACATAATTATTTGTGATTTGATTGCGATTTATGCAGAGTTTCCTAGAAGCATCCGAGTTACAATATTCATTCAGTTTCGATAACATTACACGTAAAATACGTTGAATCATGTTGGCTTAAATATTTGTTTAAGTAATAACGTGGAACTAACTAGATTGAACCGGTT includes:
- the LOC106299010 gene encoding uncharacterized protein LOC106299010, encoding MDLVSSSESFIDDLIEDYWFFENLFTRRSRALRYCHSDPYPSSSSLTCPEKMGDSDERKYLEASTVRCLIRAASVDGRERGSETKQLSENIMVQEQTPFMSFLHKKEPVVLPKSGSRSAPGKIQEPSTERSLIRAPSLPPRIDKREMDLEAKKMINKLTRQFSEKIRVLEPTTTSDRFLQKKKNLAPKKGSNTERNRRGADSSSSVKISLQRTHTMPNNIRRGEDELEDQETDSRMGFLIREALASSQNVQKVSGNQRQRPPRNLKSEATVLVKQTSPSPKTLRKTVSSIETAKEIQGYDDQVVEPRVVKGLATPPRVPKDTRKEMKDQIKFWARAVASNVRQEC